CATTCAGGTGGTTTCATGTATTACAGATTGTCCCTGCTTACAGTAAACTAACTTCATTAACAGATGGACAGTCACCACTGAAGGGACACAATGAAGTAAATTACAGAGTTGATTTCAGTTCCTTTCTTCTactctaaatatttatttgcaaattatCATTTCAATCAGTAAAATCAGCACCAGGACAACTCAGTAAAGTCCAAGCCAATGTCCAAACATGATATATTAAATTTGGTGCAGTCTTACCAGGTTCACGcttatataaaataatacaaaaagaaaagtaactTTGAGGGGCTTACGATTTCCATGTCATGAAAATTCTGATTCTATAATATAAAACTGACATTGCCTGGTatataggaaggaaaaaaaaccccaaaccatcccagCAGATAAACCTAAAAATCTATATTAAGGAATTATACTTTAAATAAACAGATGTGTCAGATGCTATATAAACTTACACTCAAAACTAATTGAACAAGCTACACATAAAAGTAGCAAAATTctgcactgaaagaaaagataCTACGTGTTTATGGTGAAACTATTGTGTAAAGttcaaagatgaaaacaaactACTGTTTTCATTGAGAGATCTCAAAATTTccatcagaaagaaattaattagaCTTCACACAAGGACATAAGCACTATCACCTTATTCTTACACCAATATGAAGAACATGCTGCATGAAATCAGGACAAAAAGAGATGCTGACtttaaaggacaaaaataatgACCATCCTTAATCTATACTTGAAGCtgtgaagaaagagaaacaaaaacttgaaaatactttttgcaGCTTTTGATATTTAAGTTCAGTGCAATAATCAGCAAATGGCTACATCATGATGATAAAGCACATTTTCTAGGACGTTGATTCAGCAAAATAATCTGTAATGCTGTTCAGCTGTTCAAAGGCTGTATTACCCAGGCAGCAgttaaaaggaagaagaaattgaGGAAAATTGCCAGATTAATAAAGGCAAAAATTCTACAGAGCCAGTACTTCTGTTACACTGCAGCACATACAGTATGTGATGTGCATGAAATTAATCCCAAACAAAGATTTTAggattttttataaaaaatgtaatttttgctttttttccatttttacttGTACACTAAGCATGAATTAGTAGTGTACATAGACAATTAAAATACTAATGTACTGCAATTTTTATGGGTTGAAGAAGGATActccctcctgcttctcctgtgACAGACTAACCTAACCCACCTTTGAGGTGTTATCTTTCCAGAACCAAAATACTAATTTCATTTTGCCATCAAGAAATGGTAGAACGGCATAACAGAGTTTGAGTCTGTAGAAGGCAGAGCACAGAACAGAGGGTGCTACACACCCTCAGACAACTGCAGTGTCCCTCCCTCTCAGTGTCTTTAGAAGGATGGTTGGCTGGACAGATCATTTACACAACCCAGTTATATATCCACATTTCTTCAGATATGTTCTCTTTGCTGCTAAAAGATCAAATTTTAAAGATGTCTGAGAATACTGAACGTTTGTCCCATTCTGTGGATATCCCCCATACACAAAAAGGCAGAATATTCAGAAATCTCAGGCATGCCCACTGCAGGCATTGCTGGGACACAGGCTTCTgaactgtgtgtgtgtagtCAGTCTGATGTATGtgaacataaatatttaaatcgTGGATTATAAAGGTGCAGAACTTAGAACTGTTCTTCGTGGCACATCTTTTAGACCTGCCTGGTTAAAGTGACAAAGATCCCTATTTTGAAAGTGACAAAGAGATTCAATGATTGGATGTGGGAACGAGTGTCTAGACAATTAAAAAACCCGCAATATACTCCAGAGTATTTTGCAGTATCTGCAAGTATTTTGAGATAGCTGTCATTTTGAACAGCTGCTTACTCAGTTGTTTGAAATAAAAGAGCTGAGAGTGAAGTGCCCTAGTAAGCCAGAGTCTGTTATCAGACCTTTCAATAGAGGTGCTGGATTATCTTTTCATTCTAAACTGTTTAAATTATGGGTGGTTGTTTGCTTTCTCATTATGGAGAGAAAAGGCCTGGATCTATTCAAGTCTTCTTTCAAATCAATATAGTAGATAATTTAATGTTGTGTAAGACATCTCTGCAGCCATAGTAGAGCCTGTGATCATTGTGAAGCCTCTGATGTCTCTGAAAACAGCAGGAATACATTATGTCCACTCCTATAAAAGGTCTGTGCAGAACTCCAACACACCATTGTTATGGGAGATGTAAAAAATCCTTAGATGGAGAGCAGCAAGAATAGGTAATTGTTGGACTGGCACTTCAGCACCATACAGCAAACCGAGACCCTGTTGCTGTGCTACTGCCCAGGAGCCCTCAGTAACCAACCTGTGCACATCAGAATGTCATGCACTGGCACTCTGCTGAGGGTCTGTGTTTTCATCCCAGGCACTGGAATCTTTGATGAGTTACATTGCCATATATAATAAAGTCTTCACAGGGAAATTACTGTAGTTTATTTTCAAGCGTAGTCTGAAGGTGGCAACTCTAGCAAGGCAGGAAATGCATGTATTGTAATACATCATCGAGCATATTGTGCATTTGCCTGCACCTTGAAATGGATCATTCATAActcatgttttttaaaagctacaAGGTATATCTGTCATTCTTGCAGAATTAACCATTTTTTACTCAGTTGCTCTTCCTCCTTGGCTTTTACTTACCAACTCTGCCTCAAccttttttcctgcagattttAGTCTTTCATTTTAGATTTTAGTCTTGTATATTCCTTCCagtttcctttgtttctttaacCAAAGTTTGTAGATCTGTGAAACCAAATTACAGCCACATTATGTAAAAAGACAGCCTCCACCTTTCTTTATCTCTCAAACCCTCAGATTCTCCAGTGGATTCCAGTTAAACCAGAAATAATAACTTGTATGTAACTCAGAACAAGTTTTCTGATCTGTTTAGAAACAGCAGATTTGTTTATGCATTTGCAATATCAAATGCTTTAAGAACACTACATTGTTGTTGAGCGTATTAAACTATTTAAACACTTCTTTGtacttgaaatttttttcatctaGTAAAGAGTAAAATATTCTGTTCATGTTCAGAAGGATCAAGCTGTTTTCCTATAATTTAGCGGAAGAGAAAGTTTGAGAAATAagcaatgcagaaaataaacattgatatatttgtttatatttggATCTGTTACTGACCTAGTAACTTACAGACTAAATATTGTTAGATGACAAAAACCATGACCAGCATGTAAAGACCAAACAGGTTTGGCCAGTGAGTTTGGTGTTTgtatctagaaaaaaaaatcagatcatCCTTCAGGATTGATTCTTAGAAATACTGCACCAAGCAGTGGATCCCCAAATGAAGGCTTGAGTTAATGAagactatatatatttatttatgtatacacttattttctaataaaatcaGTGGATTGCGAGTCGAATTTGCTGATGGGATGATCTGATCCTGCCCAGCAGCATTTAACAAAGCATGTTGAATCAGAAATGGGCAGAGTGACAAAATCTCAGTATGAAATACTTTAACTAGTTTTATACATATAAATGTCAAAACACTGTACATAGGGAGATAAGTACATGCtaataaaaaaagccaaatgcaTTTCCAATATTCTAGATACTAAGTGCTTAAATTTATGTATCATGGAAATGAAATAACTCGAAATGATGCAGTCTGCTACACTTCTTTCCCCTAAGAGCGTCTCTCTACTGTACTTTTGTGCCTGAACAGGTAACATGAAGGTTGTCTTTTAACTTGTGACAGCACAGGCTCACTGGAAGAATAGCAGTGTTGGAAGAGATTAAGACTGTcaccttcttttgtttttcttccgAATCTCTTACTCTGTTCTGCGTTAGCCAGAACAGCTCCCAGCCCGTGGCAGTGAGGGGCACCACTACAGGCACCCTGTGCGTGCAGCGCATTCCGGCAGAACTGGACGGTCCTTCCCTCTGGAGCGGGGGTGGGATGCATTTCAAAGGATCAGGCGTAGTGTGCCCACGATGAAAGGAGACACATGAACTGCCTCTTGCCAGCAGTGGAAAACAGAAGACCCGTCCTGTGTCACTACCAAACCAAACCGCGATCCGGCCACAGTGCCGGGACCCGTGAGGGCTGCGGCGGCCGCGAGGGGCGGGCGGAGACACGCGGGGTGACGGGAACCGCTCGGCCAGCACCGCTGCCCCGGACCAGCCTCGGGTGGCCGGTTGCCAGCGGCGAGTGCTGCTGCCCCGGCCGGAGAGGGCGGGGCGGGACCCGGCGGACACACGGACAGAAGGACGGACGGACAGACACAACATGGCGCGCAGGCGGAGCGAGGGTCCAGCGGGCCGGGGGCTGACTGGGCGGGCCGAGCGACAGGCCACGCCCCTTCGCGCGtgcccgcccccgccccgcccctgcCCTCGCGCGTGGCGGCCCCGCCCCTCGGCTCCGGCACGGAgtgggcggggccgggcggggcagTGCGGACCGCGCCGCGTCCCGCGCAGCCAATCGCCGGGGCCCGGCGGCGCTCGCGCGGGGCCCCGCCCCTCAAAGGCGGGGTCAGGAGTGGGAGGGGCCGCTCCGCGGCTCgcgagcggcggcggcggggccgggcccctCCCCGGGGGCGGGGCCAGCCGGGCCCGCGCGCTGCAGGCGCCGCCCCCcgtcccctgccctccccctccccgccggcCCCTCAGTAACTTGGCCGCCTTTTAtcgggcgggcggcggcgcggggagTTTACTGGAGCCGGAGCCGCGGCGCGGCCGGGGCGGGCAGCGAGTGCGGCGGAGGGCGGGGGCCCGGCGCGGCCCGGGACGATGCTGCGGCTGGTGTCGCTGAAGTTGGGGCGGCTGTACCGCTACGTgaagctggcagtgctgggcagcctGGCGGCGGCGCTGGTGCTGAACACGCACTCGCTGCTGGCCTCGCTGCAGCGCAACGAGCTGTCGGAGCGGCGCTTCCTGCAGCTCAATAAGTGCCCGGCCTGCTGGGGCACCAGCTGGTGCCGCAAGTTCCTGAACGGGCAGCTGCGGCTGGAGAGCTGGGGCCGCCTGCGCCTCCTGGACTTCTTCAACGTGAAGAACGTGTACTTCGCGCGGTACGGGGAGCCCCGCGAGGGCTCCCGCCGTGTCGTGCTCAAGCGCCTGGGCTCGGCGCAGGAGCTCGCCGACATCGACACCAAGATCTGCCGCCGCGCTACCGGCAGGGGCCGCTGCGACCTGCTGCAGGCGCTGCCCGCCACCGAGTTCGCCAGCCTGAACGGCGACGTGCGGCTGCTCACCCCCGGCGCCGTGGAGGGCTGGTCCGACCTGGTGCACTGCCCCTCGCAGCGCCTGCTCGACCGCCTGGTGCGCCGCTACGCCGAGACCAAGGACTCGGGCAGCTTCCTGCTGCGCAACCTGAAGGACTCGGAGCGCATGCAGCTCCTCATCACCCTCGCCTTCAACCCCGAGCCGCTTGTGCTGCAGGTAAGCGCGACTGGCGGTGCCCCGGTGGGCGGTCCCCGGCCCTGTGGGGCCGCCGGGACCCTCTCCGGGAGCTCCGGCCCGACCGTGGGCTTTGCTGCCGTGTCTGTGGCCGAGGGGCCGAACGCGGCCGGAGCGCCGGATCCGCCGCTGGGTCTCTTGCAGAGGtgccggcggggcgggccgaGCAGAGCGGCTCCGGTTGCTGCCTTTGGGCAGGAGGCATTTCTTCAGCTCACTCAGCCTCATCGGCTCTCTTCGTCCTTCTTCCCTCAAAGACTGTGTTCCCCATGTGCCTTCCTCCTCAGGGCTGTAACGCCATCCCCATCCTTTGTGCCTGGCTGTGCCGTCCGGTCCCGAGCGGCATCCGCGGTCCTGCAGGAACACGGGCGGGGCAGAGCCgtgggctgctgctctgctgcacctGTACCTTTCGTGCAGTTTCGTGTCAGCGTCTGCCACGATAAATTTATTCGTCGGCAGCCATGGGCGTCCGTGATTAATTTCTCAGGGTATAGTTTGATAGATAGTGGGTAGAGTCTTTACTGCGATGCTGTTGTGCTTTCTCTGTCAGAAACTGACTCATGTGCTATGTCGTGTTCTTAATAGGGACTTAATATAGTTGCTGTTGGTAAAAATTAGAAATAGGTATTTGTAGCCTGAAAATAGAGCAAGAAACAAAGGAACAGTGTTCCATTTTCAGCAGTTACGTATTTTATGCTCTTTAATTAGGAGAACTGGTTATGTGCACAGACCTGAAATTTGTGCTTAAAGCGaaatttttacataaaaatttTATAGGGAACTTTTAGTCTCTGGCTTCAGTTGGTTGCTGCTATTGCATGTCTGTTTAGATGGGGAATTTTGCATTTTGGCTCTTAAAACTACCGATGGAACTCCAAATGTGCCTCCAGTATGTAGACTTAGAATTGTTTTGTATAACTACTGAACTGTCCTTGTCTTTTTCCAGTGTATGATTAAAACAATATTTGCAAGtacatttgaaaacatttcatgtTTACTGTTACTAACATCTGTTTCTCTATTGAGAGGCTAAGAAATGCTTAaaaagcagtgctgcaggctgtgccctcctgcAAGTTCACCTACCCATTTCTAGAAAATGCATTTATgaacttaaataaaaaaatgcttttgggTAGTGTGCCTTCTGCCCTCCAGCCTCTCGAGGCACAGCTcttgagttttgttttcagagtaaGTTTGCAGTTTGCTTCTCAGCGGACTTTAGGATACAACGTGTCTCTTCCATTTTGCTGTGCAGTTGCTCCTGTTAGAGGAGCACAGTTACAAAAGAAGCTCCACttaagtaagaaaataaaaactgcttTACTTTGCTAACTGTATTTGGAGATTCTTTGAGAATTCATTTGTTTTGGCTGCATTTCATACAGCTtagattttcagttttcagcacTGGTTCCAACATACTGAGCACAGACCTGGATGGCCAGAAAACAGCTCTGTGTTTCTTCATAATTCGCAGGGGCAAAGTATTCTTTGCACTCAAAGGGTATGGCACACTTGCAGCATTTACTGTTATGGACTGGATCAAAGGCAGTGGGCAGCACTGGTTGATTAAGCCTTGGTTCCTGTCAGCTTCTTGATGAGCTGAAGGTGAGTCCTGAGCATGTCAAGCAAATCTgttgaagagaagaaaatctttgGCTGTGAACTTAACAAGTACTTTGCTTGGCATTTAGGGAAgatgctgctgagagcagagcaggtcaGATCGGTGGGAAGTGAGGCAGCCTTTACCACTGCAGAGTGTGGTGGTGGTGTCTGTCACCTTCTAACAAGTCAGAAAGGTTCTGCGGAGTCTTGTAAATTTTGATGAATAGTCGTatcttggaaaatatttctggggAACTTCAGGCCAGGTTAATGTGCTGAAACACTCTTAGTGCATTCTCCAGAAGAGTTTTAATTAACATTGGTAGTGGGTACTCAAGGTTTGAATCCCTTGTTGGAGTTGGGAATGAAATATCTTAAATACATGAATCTGAATGAACTTTTGCCATTCCATGGCACTCCAGGCTCAGCTTTACCTGAGAAAGATGTAAGAAATggggaattttattttatgcagGTCTTGCAACAGCAAGATGTGAGGCACTCTGAGTGGTGAAGTTACTTTCTAGAACTGGTAACAGACTACAGAGAAGGTTGTTTGTATTTATACATAACatatataaaatgttttatggTGTAGTTTCTGCAGTATTGATGAAGGCAGGTATTGCTTTGGGA
This is a stretch of genomic DNA from Pithys albifrons albifrons isolate INPA30051 chromosome 11, PitAlb_v1, whole genome shotgun sequence. It encodes these proteins:
- the DIPK2A gene encoding divergent protein kinase domain 2A, which gives rise to MLRLVSLKLGRLYRYVKLAVLGSLAAALVLNTHSLLASLQRNELSERRFLQLNKCPACWGTSWCRKFLNGQLRLESWGRLRLLDFFNVKNVYFARYGEPREGSRRVVLKRLGSAQELADIDTKICRRATGRGRCDLLQALPATEFASLNGDVRLLTPGAVEGWSDLVHCPSQRLLDRLVRRYAETKDSGSFLLRNLKDSERMQLLITLAFNPEPLVLQSFPSDEGWPFAKYLGACGRMVAVNYVGEELWSYFNAPWEKRVDLAWQLMEIAEQLTNNDFEFALYLLDVSFDNFAVGPRDGKVIIVDAENVLVADKRLIRQNKPENWDVWYESKFDDCDKEACLSFSKEILCARVTVDHNYYAICQNLLSRHATWRGTSGGLLHDPPADIAKDGRLEALLDECANPKKRYGRFQAAKELREYLAQLSNNVR